One part of the Nitrospira sp. genome encodes these proteins:
- a CDS encoding TlyA family RNA methyltransferase codes for MVQKIRPERERLDRVLVNRGLVASREDAARLILAGLVRVDGAVVDKAAKLTLPDASVEVTGPGSPYVGRGGEKLAGALDQFQVDPTGMTCFDVGCSTGGFTDCLLQRGASRVYAVDVGYGQFEWRLRQDPRVVLMERTNVRHLPPQAIPEPIDLIVIDVSFISLTLVLPCVVPYLTGPGSVITLIKPQFEVGKGLVGRGGIVRDDGLREGSADKVIACARSLGLDLAGRMESPIEGRKGNREILAWFRPKASPKTPRPDENTLRKSGEGVG; via the coding sequence ATGGTTCAAAAAATCCGCCCAGAGCGAGAACGGCTCGATCGCGTGCTGGTCAATCGTGGATTAGTGGCTAGCCGGGAGGATGCGGCTCGCCTGATCCTGGCGGGGTTGGTCCGGGTGGACGGGGCGGTGGTCGATAAGGCCGCGAAGCTCACGTTGCCGGATGCATCCGTGGAGGTGACGGGGCCTGGGTCACCCTATGTGGGGCGCGGGGGAGAAAAGCTAGCTGGCGCGCTGGATCAATTTCAGGTCGACCCGACGGGCATGACCTGTTTCGATGTGGGCTGCTCCACGGGTGGCTTTACGGATTGCCTGCTGCAGCGTGGCGCAAGTCGTGTCTATGCGGTGGATGTCGGGTATGGACAATTTGAGTGGCGGCTTCGCCAGGATCCACGAGTGGTCCTCATGGAACGGACCAACGTTCGGCATCTGCCTCCTCAGGCGATCCCGGAGCCAATCGATTTGATTGTGATTGATGTGTCGTTCATTTCTCTCACGTTGGTATTGCCGTGCGTCGTGCCCTATCTCACCGGCCCGGGTTCTGTCATTACCCTGATCAAACCGCAATTTGAGGTGGGAAAGGGCCTGGTCGGGCGGGGAGGGATTGTGCGTGACGATGGCCTACGGGAAGGATCCGCAGACAAGGTGATTGCCTGCGCCCGCTCTCTGGGTTTGGATCTGGCAGGCCGCATGGAGTCGCCCATTGAAGGGCGGAAGGGGAATCGGGAGATCCTTGCGTGGTTCCGACCCAAGGCGTCACCCAAGACTCCCAGGCCTGACGAAAATACTTTGCGGAAGTCTGGAGAAGGTGTAGGCTGA
- the xseB gene encoding exodeoxyribonuclease VII small subunit — MAAVKFEYAMARLETIVAELEKGDLPLDDSLKIFEEGIRLSKTCLKMLEDAERKVEILVQDKDGKKRIQAFSPGEGESETSQ, encoded by the coding sequence GTGGCTGCAGTAAAATTTGAATATGCCATGGCGAGGTTGGAGACGATTGTCGCCGAATTGGAAAAGGGCGATCTGCCGCTCGACGATTCGTTGAAAATTTTCGAAGAGGGGATCCGGTTGTCCAAGACCTGTCTCAAGATGTTAGAAGACGCGGAGCGTAAGGTTGAAATCCTGGTGCAGGACAAAGACGGCAAAAAACGGATTCAAGCCTTTTCCCCCGGCGAGGGTGAATCGGAGACATCTCAGTAG